Proteins encoded together in one Thermoplasmatales archaeon BRNA1 window:
- a CDS encoding Cell division GTPase gives MNAISDIAVSGDARIAVIGVGGAGCRIVSMLYGKMSRVGVIAVNTDRKALEDTSADYRMYICKEVTKGLGTRGDARLGKKCAQIHADELREVISQYDYAFIVAGMGGGTGSGASPVIADICASEGLHYGAVAIMPFSFESDRATRAAEGFRALHVVCKDVVRFENDRALTAEGVSTLDDAMNAINEAICKTVDGVVSDIPVTIRTAMAKHAEERRATAVAVPRPLAI, from the coding sequence ATGAACGCCATATCGGATATTGCGGTTTCCGGAGATGCACGCATCGCGGTCATCGGGGTCGGAGGAGCAGGATGCAGGATCGTCTCCATGCTCTACGGCAAGATGAGCCGTGTGGGTGTCATAGCCGTCAACACCGACAGGAAGGCCCTCGAGGACACCTCCGCCGATTACAGGATGTACATCTGCAAGGAGGTCACCAAGGGTCTGGGAACCCGCGGAGACGCCCGCCTTGGGAAGAAGTGCGCACAGATCCACGCGGACGAGCTCAGAGAGGTCATCTCCCAGTACGACTACGCATTCATCGTGGCCGGGATGGGCGGAGGGACCGGATCCGGAGCCTCCCCGGTCATCGCCGACATATGTGCCAGCGAGGGACTTCACTACGGAGCTGTCGCCATCATGCCTTTCAGTTTCGAATCCGACCGCGCCACCAGGGCGGCGGAGGGATTCAGGGCCCTGCACGTCGTGTGCAAGGACGTCGTACGCTTCGAGAACGACAGGGCGCTCACCGCAGAAGGGGTCAGCACCCTCGACGATGCCATGAACGCGATCAACGAAGCCATCTGCAAGACCGTCGACGGCGTGGTCTCGGACATCCCGGTGACCATCAGGACCGCGATGGCCAAGCATGCGGAGGAGCGTCGCGCGACCGCGGTCGCCGTGCCCAGGCCTCTTGCCATCTGA